The Astatotilapia calliptera chromosome 14, fAstCal1.2, whole genome shotgun sequence genome includes a region encoding these proteins:
- the c1qtnf5 gene encoding complement C1q tumor necrosis factor-related protein 5 encodes MTSLRLLSLFPSLLVLQVHLSNQLEDNKIPPSLCTGHPGIPGSPGVHGSPGQPGRDGRDGRDAAPGEKGERGERGAPGETGMRGLTGDRGDPGEKGERGQPGECAVAPKSAFSVKLSQGQTSPLNVGDAVRFDTILINEQGDYNSETGRFTCKVPGVYYFAVHATVYRASLQFDLMKNGHAVASYFQFYGNWPKPASLSGGSLLHLIPGDQVWVQMALSEYNGFYSSTKTDSSFTGFLVYSDWKNSAVFA; translated from the exons ATGACCTCACTCAGACTCTTGTCCCTGTTCCCCTCCCTCCTCGTCCTACAAGTCCATCTTTCCAACCAGTTAGAGGACAATAAGATCCCCCCCAGTCTGTGTACTGGCCACCCTGGTATCCCAGGCTCTCCTGGGGTTCATGGCAGTCCTGGTCAGCCAGGGAGAGATGGGAGGGATGGGAGGGATGCTGCTCCTGGGgaaaagggggagagaggggagagaggggcCCCAG gTGAGACAGGAATGCGAGGCCTGACTGGAGACAGGGGTGACCCTGGAGAAAAGGGGGAAAGGGGGCAGCCGGGCGAGTGTGCAGTGGCTCCTAAATCCGCCTTCAGTGTCAAACTCTCTCAGGGCCAAACCTCGCCCCTGAATGTGGGCGACGCAGTCCGCTTTGACACCATCCTGATCAATGAACAAGGCGACTACAACTCAGAGACGGGACGCTTCACCTGCAAAGTCCCTGGAGTCTACTACTTTGCCGTCCACGCCACGGTGTACCGCGCCAGCCTGCAGTTCGACCTGATGAAGAACGGACACGCTGTGGCttcttattttcagttttatggcAACTGGCCTAAACCAGCATCTCTTTCAGGCGGCTCCCTGCTTCACCTCATCCCCGGCGATCAGGTGTGGGTGCAGATGGCTCTCTCAGAGTACAATGGATTTTACTCCAGCACCAAGACAGACAGCAGCTTCACCGGCTTCTTGGTGTACTCGGACTGGAAAAACTCTGCTGTGTTTGCCTGA